Proteins found in one Vallitalea guaymasensis genomic segment:
- a CDS encoding amino acid ABC transporter substrate-binding protein, whose amino-acid sequence MKKSYLLFTLIILLISVTACSNKKTTDDTYGEGNEEKSTFTVGFDQDFPPMGFVGDDGEFTGFDLDLAAEVAKRLDFELVLQPIAWDAKDMELKSGNIDCIWNGFTITGREDNYTWTDAYMSNKQVFVVKEDSDIKTFADLAGKSIVAQADSSAEAALSERQDLVDTFGDYIKAADYNMALMDLQSGAVDAVAMDYIVAGYHIEKKKADFVILDESLASEGYGVGFLLGNEELRDKVQTTLEEMADDGTLEKISTTWFGKDITTIKK is encoded by the coding sequence ATGAAAAAGAGTTATTTACTATTCACACTAATCATTTTACTAATAAGCGTTACAGCTTGTTCAAACAAAAAAACTACAGACGATACATATGGCGAAGGCAACGAAGAAAAAAGCACTTTCACAGTAGGATTTGATCAAGATTTCCCACCAATGGGATTTGTTGGAGATGATGGAGAATTTACTGGATTTGATCTTGACCTTGCTGCTGAAGTAGCAAAACGTTTGGATTTCGAGCTAGTTCTACAACCTATAGCTTGGGATGCAAAAGATATGGAATTGAAGTCTGGAAATATAGATTGTATTTGGAATGGATTTACAATTACTGGACGTGAAGATAATTATACTTGGACAGATGCATATATGTCTAATAAACAAGTATTTGTTGTAAAAGAAGATTCGGATATTAAAACTTTTGCTGATTTGGCTGGTAAGTCTATTGTAGCACAAGCTGATTCCAGTGCAGAAGCGGCATTATCAGAACGTCAAGACCTAGTAGATACTTTTGGAGATTATATAAAAGCAGCGGACTACAATATGGCTTTGATGGATCTTCAATCAGGAGCAGTTGATGCAGTTGCAATGGATTATATTGTAGCAGGTTATCATATTGAGAAAAAGAAAGCTGACTTTGTGATATTAGATGAATCTTTAGCTTCTGAAGGATATGGAGTTGGATTCTTACTAGGAAATGAAGAGTTAAGAGATAAAGTACAAACAACATTAGAAGAAATGGCTGATGATGGTACTCTAGAAAAAATTTCTACTACTTGGTTTGGAAAAGATATCACTACCATCAAGAAATAA
- a CDS encoding amino acid ABC transporter permease — protein sequence MDLLVLLSKLGEGMLKTIEIFTLTLVISLPLGLLVSIGRISRNLILRNIIKIYISIMRGTPLMLQLMVVYFGPYYLFGIGMPRSYRFGAVIIGFSLNYAAYFAEIYRGGIESMAVGQYEAAKLLGYNRVQTFIKIILPQVIKRILPSITNEVITLVKDTSLAFVISFSEMFTAAKAIASAQSNMTPFVVAGIFYYVFNLIVATVMEKIEKSLDYYR from the coding sequence TTGGATTTACTAGTTTTATTATCTAAATTAGGTGAAGGTATGCTGAAAACTATAGAGATATTCACTCTTACTTTGGTGATATCTCTTCCTCTTGGTCTATTAGTATCAATAGGAAGGATTTCTAGAAACCTTATACTTAGGAATATTATTAAGATATACATATCCATTATGCGTGGAACACCGCTTATGCTGCAATTGATGGTGGTTTATTTTGGACCATATTATTTATTTGGGATAGGTATGCCTAGAAGTTATCGTTTTGGTGCAGTAATCATAGGTTTTTCATTGAATTATGCAGCATATTTTGCTGAAATATATAGAGGTGGAATTGAATCTATGGCTGTAGGTCAATATGAAGCAGCTAAACTTCTTGGATACAATAGAGTACAGACCTTCATTAAGATTATCCTGCCTCAAGTTATAAAACGAATATTACCTTCTATAACTAATGAAGTCATAACCCTTGTAAAAGATACTTCTTTAGCTTTTGTAATATCATTCTCAGAGATGTTTACAGCAGCTAAAGCTATAGCATCTGCACAATCAAATATGACTCCATTTGTAGTAGCGGGTATTTTCTATTATGTATTTAACCTTATAGTAGCGACAGTAATGGAGAAAATAGAGAAGAGTTTGGATTACTATAGATAG
- a CDS encoding amino acid ABC transporter ATP-binding protein: MKLLEINNLKKSFDDLEVIKNISLNVEQGKVVAIIGPSGSGKSTLLRCATMLERIDSGEIFYNGECAVSTGDNGIVKYASNKELKKIYSYYGLVFQNFNLFPHFSVMKNVTDALIHVQKKSKKEAYKIGRELLVKMGLSDKEEAYPCQLSGGQQQRVSIARALALNPKVLFFDEPTSALDPELTGEVLKVIKDLAREHMTMVIVTHEMSFAKEVANHVIFMDGGVIVEQGSPEEVFGNTQNERTKAFIKRVNL, translated from the coding sequence ATGAAATTATTAGAAATAAATAATCTTAAAAAGAGCTTTGATGACCTTGAGGTAATTAAAAATATATCCTTGAATGTAGAGCAAGGCAAAGTTGTAGCAATAATCGGTCCATCAGGTTCAGGAAAATCAACTCTTCTTAGATGTGCAACTATGTTAGAAAGAATTGATTCAGGTGAAATATTCTATAATGGAGAATGCGCTGTAAGTACTGGTGACAATGGAATAGTGAAATATGCTTCTAATAAGGAGTTAAAGAAAATATACAGCTATTATGGTCTAGTTTTTCAGAATTTCAATCTGTTCCCTCATTTTTCAGTAATGAAGAATGTGACTGATGCTCTTATTCATGTACAGAAAAAGAGCAAAAAAGAAGCTTATAAAATAGGTAGGGAATTGCTTGTCAAAATGGGATTATCTGACAAAGAGGAAGCTTATCCATGTCAATTGTCAGGTGGACAGCAGCAACGTGTGTCAATAGCAAGAGCCCTAGCCCTTAATCCAAAGGTATTATTCTTTGATGAACCAACCTCAGCCCTTGACCCTGAGCTTACAGGAGAGGTGTTGAAAGTTATTAAAGATTTGGCTAGAGAACATATGACTATGGTAATAGTAACTCATGAAATGAGCTTTGCAAAAGAAGTTGCCAATCATGTTATTTTTATGGATGGCGGAGTTATAGTGGAACAAGGTTCACCAGAAGAGGTATTTGGTAATACTCAAAATGAAAGAACAAAGGCTTTTATTAAAAGAGTTAATTTATAA
- a CDS encoding TetR/AcrR family transcriptional regulator, which produces MKKFSDNPKEEILSAAKEIALKEGISAINIRSVAKKCNISIGTVYNSFPTKNDLLFSVVEDFWENAFIDINKCITMEKGFIEKIEDIYNNLFQYLDQFQENWLEQLSLLKSCDKSFGRKREHDFFAKIQTILVKMLAEEKTIKSSIWTDVFTKERLSVFIFDCMLDMLRRKEQDLQFFVETLNRILYI; this is translated from the coding sequence ATGAAGAAGTTTTCTGACAATCCAAAAGAAGAGATACTAAGCGCCGCAAAAGAGATTGCTTTGAAAGAAGGCATCTCTGCAATTAATATTAGATCAGTAGCTAAAAAATGTAATATTTCTATTGGTACAGTATACAATTCATTCCCAACAAAAAATGATCTGCTTTTTTCAGTTGTTGAGGACTTTTGGGAAAATGCCTTTATTGATATTAATAAATGTATAACAATGGAGAAAGGTTTCATAGAGAAAATAGAAGATATATATAACAATCTGTTTCAATATCTTGATCAGTTCCAAGAGAATTGGCTAGAGCAATTATCCTTGTTAAAATCATGTGACAAGTCTTTTGGAAGAAAGAGAGAGCACGATTTTTTTGCAAAGATACAGACTATACTTGTTAAGATGTTAGCGGAAGAAAAGACCATTAAATCTAGTATTTGGACAGATGTTTTTACTAAGGAACGATTATCAGTATTTATATTCGATTGTATGCTTGATATGCTTCGTAGAAAAGAACAAGATTTACAGTTTTTTGTAGAGACATTGAATAGAATCTTATACATATAA
- a CDS encoding LacI family DNA-binding transcriptional regulator, which translates to MMTIKDVAEKAKVSTATVSRVINNKTEGITEEMRRHVQKVIDEMGYTPSGLARGMVTKKTYTIGLVIQNICNPFFPKMVSGVESIAYKNGYMVLLCNTDENIEREKNYVSILREKRVDGIIITVSNGKDKEYISNLTAGNIPFVFLDEIAEDVNCVCVDNESGAYKATTHLIELGHKNIACLSGPDTSITNLQRVKGYRKALEEANLPIREELILKGTYKADSGFKNTENILNRYNDVTAIFCANDFNALGAYEAAMAHGKKVPEDISIVGFDDILDIPANNFAFTSVSQPTYEMGQEAAKMLIDIIDKKELKDEVVSFQPNLIVRDSTSTPK; encoded by the coding sequence ATGATGACCATTAAAGATGTTGCTGAAAAAGCAAAAGTTTCTACAGCTACAGTTTCTCGTGTTATCAACAACAAGACAGAAGGAATAACAGAAGAGATGCGTAGGCATGTTCAAAAAGTGATTGACGAGATGGGATATACACCAAGTGGGTTAGCTAGAGGAATGGTAACAAAGAAAACATATACTATTGGATTGGTTATTCAGAATATATGCAATCCTTTCTTTCCTAAGATGGTAAGCGGGGTAGAGAGTATCGCTTATAAGAATGGGTATATGGTTCTTTTGTGTAATACAGATGAGAATATAGAAAGAGAAAAGAATTACGTATCGATTTTAAGAGAAAAAAGAGTAGATGGAATTATAATTACTGTAAGCAATGGTAAAGATAAGGAATATATTTCTAACCTGACAGCAGGCAATATACCTTTCGTGTTTTTGGATGAAATAGCAGAGGATGTTAACTGCGTATGTGTAGATAATGAATCAGGAGCATATAAAGCCACAACACATCTTATTGAATTAGGGCATAAAAATATCGCTTGTCTATCTGGACCAGATACAAGTATTACTAATCTACAAAGGGTGAAAGGCTATAGAAAAGCTCTAGAAGAAGCTAATTTACCTATTAGAGAAGAATTAATACTAAAAGGAACATATAAAGCTGATTCTGGGTTTAAGAACACAGAAAACATACTGAATAGATATAATGACGTTACTGCTATATTCTGTGCTAACGATTTTAACGCTTTGGGAGCATATGAAGCGGCAATGGCTCATGGAAAAAAAGTACCAGAAGATATATCCATTGTAGGTTTTGATGATATTCTAGATATACCAGCTAATAATTTTGCATTTACCAGCGTTTCCCAGCCTACATATGAAATGGGACAGGAAGCTGCAAAAATGTTGATTGATATTATAGATAAAAAAGAATTAAAAGATGAAGTTGTTTCCTTTCAGCCTAATCTCATAGTAAGAGATAGTACATCTACTCCTAAGTAG
- a CDS encoding amidohydrolase family protein has protein sequence MKRSKVIDAILGSTLYDTVIKNVKLVNIITGEVYDSEISIIDGKIGHVNQPNEAPLSGNKEYDAEGKYAIPGLIDTHVHTESSMMTVANMAEAIVVHGTTTIACDPHEIGNVLGMEGVKYIYESSEDIPLMVNVLVPSCIPSALGVETAGAEFGKEEIEELMKMDRVAGLGEVMDSQESSIKVRE, from the coding sequence TTGAAGAGAAGTAAAGTTATTGACGCAATTCTAGGTAGTACATTATATGATACTGTTATCAAAAATGTTAAGTTGGTTAATATTATAACTGGCGAAGTCTATGATTCTGAGATTAGTATTATTGACGGAAAGATCGGTCATGTCAATCAGCCTAATGAAGCTCCTTTAAGTGGAAATAAGGAATATGATGCAGAAGGGAAATATGCGATACCTGGATTGATTGATACTCATGTGCATACAGAAAGCAGTATGATGACAGTTGCCAATATGGCAGAAGCCATTGTAGTTCATGGGACTACAACAATCGCTTGTGACCCACATGAAATAGGTAATGTTCTTGGTATGGAAGGGGTAAAATATATCTATGAATCCAGCGAAGATATACCACTTATGGTAAATGTATTAGTTCCTTCTTGTATACCTTCTGCACTTGGAGTGGAAACTGCAGGAGCAGAGTTTGGAAAAGAAGAGATTGAAGAACTCATGAAAATGGATAGGGTTGCTGGACTTGGTGAAGTAATGGATTCCCAGGAGTCATCAATCAAAGTTCGAGAATGA
- a CDS encoding adenine deaminase C-terminal domain-containing protein: MMEIIETAKNHTKFLQGHAPSLVGRELSAYLSTGISSCHETSFSEEARYKLRAGMTLECRESSIVHDIKALAPVLKEFNYPVTTTFCTDDREPDDILKEGHLDHVIRVAIKEGIPPIEAVKMATYNASKLLNKDDIGLIAPGRYANIVLLDRLEEFVVNEVFYKGELVAKEGKMVKPIPNKNYPLENRNTVIFEEKPTKEDFRIASDKDEATMNIIAFNKEVPIITDLEQITLNTKEGYVDISDREDLAVLSVFERHGKKGKKSTCLVKDLGLTHGAIASTVSHDTHNLAVVGKNEDDMMKAVDTLCEVGGGIVCVVDGEIEALIELPIAGLMSDKKIDELAPKTALLKAKISELGLKATCPIIQVASFSLPVIPNVRLTDLGLVDVNKQEIIPIIIS; the protein is encoded by the coding sequence ATGATGGAAATTATAGAGACAGCGAAAAATCACACCAAATTCCTTCAAGGTCACGCACCATCTCTTGTTGGGAGAGAGTTGTCAGCATATTTATCAACTGGCATATCATCTTGCCATGAAACCAGTTTTTCTGAAGAAGCAAGATACAAACTAAGGGCAGGAATGACTCTAGAATGTAGAGAAAGCTCTATTGTACATGATATAAAAGCTTTAGCACCTGTTCTAAAAGAATTCAATTATCCTGTTACAACAACTTTTTGTACAGATGATAGAGAGCCAGACGACATATTGAAAGAAGGGCATTTGGACCATGTTATCAGAGTTGCTATCAAGGAAGGCATACCACCAATTGAAGCAGTTAAGATGGCTACCTACAATGCATCAAAGTTATTAAACAAAGATGACATTGGATTGATAGCGCCAGGAAGATATGCAAACATAGTTCTTTTGGACAGGCTAGAAGAATTCGTTGTCAATGAAGTATTCTATAAGGGAGAATTGGTAGCAAAAGAAGGTAAAATGGTTAAGCCTATACCAAATAAAAACTATCCTTTAGAAAATAGAAATACAGTTATTTTCGAGGAAAAACCTACTAAGGAAGATTTTAGAATAGCTTCGGATAAAGATGAAGCAACTATGAATATCATAGCATTCAATAAGGAAGTACCTATCATAACAGATCTAGAACAGATTACTCTTAATACCAAAGAAGGTTATGTTGATATCAGTGATAGGGAAGATTTAGCAGTACTATCAGTATTTGAGCGTCATGGAAAAAAAGGTAAAAAGAGTACTTGTTTAGTAAAAGACTTAGGTCTTACTCATGGAGCCATAGCAAGTACAGTATCACATGATACACATAATCTAGCGGTTGTAGGTAAGAATGAAGATGACATGATGAAAGCTGTAGATACTCTATGTGAAGTAGGGGGAGGAATAGTATGTGTCGTTGATGGTGAGATTGAAGCATTAATTGAACTACCAATAGCAGGTCTTATGTCAGATAAAAAGATAGATGAGCTTGCACCAAAAACAGCATTACTGAAAGCTAAGATAAGTGAATTAGGTTTAAAGGCTACTTGCCCTATCATACAGGTAGCATCATTTTCATTACCTGTCATTCCTAATGTAAGATTGACTGACCTGGGACTTGTAGATGTAAACAAACAAGAAATAATACCTATAATCATAAGTTGA
- a CDS encoding glutamine amidotransferase: protein MKLLFVGESWVIHSVHMKGFDQFTTTTYEEGGWDLINAFKSGGIEVEYMPAHVAATSFPDTAEKLGEYDVVVLSDIGSNTLVLHNDTFVKGKITNNRLKAIKEYVEKGGSFAMMGGYLSFQGIEAKAKYARTPIEEILPVNMMVTDDRFEAPEGVTPEIIMEDHPILDGVSKDWPHFLGYNILTAKEDAQVIAKCGEHTFMAAGNYGKGRTFAFASDIAPHWGSPEFVGWECYNTLFVNIANWLAGNK from the coding sequence ATGAAATTATTATTTGTTGGAGAATCATGGGTTATACATTCAGTTCATATGAAAGGATTTGATCAGTTCACTACAACCACCTATGAAGAAGGAGGATGGGATTTAATCAATGCTTTCAAGAGTGGAGGAATTGAAGTTGAATATATGCCTGCACATGTAGCGGCTACTTCATTTCCGGATACTGCTGAAAAATTAGGAGAGTATGATGTTGTTGTATTAAGTGATATAGGTAGTAATACACTAGTATTGCACAATGATACTTTTGTCAAAGGCAAGATTACCAATAACAGATTGAAAGCTATCAAAGAATATGTAGAAAAAGGCGGCAGCTTTGCTATGATGGGTGGTTATTTATCTTTTCAAGGTATAGAAGCCAAGGCAAAGTATGCAAGAACACCTATAGAAGAAATTTTACCTGTTAACATGATGGTTACCGATGACCGTTTTGAAGCACCTGAAGGTGTTACACCAGAAATAATTATGGAAGATCATCCAATTCTTGACGGAGTATCAAAAGATTGGCCTCATTTCTTAGGATATAATATATTGACAGCAAAAGAAGATGCTCAGGTTATAGCCAAATGCGGTGAACATACATTTATGGCAGCTGGTAATTATGGAAAAGGTAGAACCTTTGCATTTGCTAGTGATATAGCTCCTCATTGGGGATCGCCTGAATTTGTTGGTTGGGAATGTTATAATACTCTCTTTGTCAATATTGCTAATTGGCTTGCGGGAAATAAATAA
- a CDS encoding rhamnulokinase, translated as MKMLAFDFGASSGRGIIGELKDNKIILKEVHRFENEPVKLRNHLQWDFLRLVYEIKKCLIKCKNDGEDIKSIGIDTWGVDYGLIDGDGELITSPFHYRDSRTDNMTNKCFEFISKEELIRLSGIDCNQYNTIYQLLAETETALSRLEDAQTMLLMPDLFNYILTGVKKAEYTIATTTQLYNYHKNDWNYDLIDRVGLPSRIFPEIIQPGHEIGNITDDIKEELDIDDCKVISVGSHDTSSAIAAIPAIEEDFIFIATGTWVMVGVENEGILVNETTQNYGLSNEGGVGGKVNLLKNIMGLWLIQESKRQWNKDGIDIGFGEMVEEGLKAKTTSIINPDHKLFYAPSDMPNKIKRFCEGLGQPVPETIGEIVRVIEESLALTIKYTIEGIEKTTNKRYNTIHMFGGGIQDKLLCQLVANATGKEVITGPKEATSMGNILLQAIGLGEIENIRQGREIVRNSIEIARYVPEDNTDLDDKYKKYLEIIK; from the coding sequence ATGAAAATGTTAGCATTTGATTTTGGAGCAAGTAGTGGTAGAGGTATAATAGGAGAACTTAAGGATAATAAGATTATTCTAAAAGAAGTACATCGATTTGAAAATGAGCCTGTAAAACTTAGAAATCATTTACAATGGGACTTTCTAAGATTAGTTTATGAAATAAAGAAATGTCTTATTAAATGTAAGAATGACGGTGAAGATATAAAAAGTATTGGAATTGATACATGGGGTGTTGATTATGGTCTAATTGACGGAGATGGTGAACTTATAACAAGTCCTTTCCATTATAGGGATTCAAGAACCGATAATATGACCAACAAGTGCTTTGAATTTATTTCAAAAGAGGAACTAATACGTCTTAGTGGTATTGATTGTAATCAATATAATACCATCTATCAGCTGTTAGCAGAAACTGAGACTGCCTTAAGTCGCTTGGAAGATGCTCAGACAATGCTGCTTATGCCAGATTTATTTAACTATATATTAACAGGGGTCAAAAAAGCTGAATATACAATAGCTACAACTACACAGCTATACAACTACCATAAAAATGATTGGAATTATGATTTGATAGATAGAGTTGGGTTACCTTCAAGGATATTTCCAGAGATAATTCAACCAGGTCATGAAATAGGAAATATTACAGATGATATTAAGGAAGAACTTGATATAGATGATTGTAAAGTGATAAGTGTAGGAAGCCATGATACATCCTCTGCTATCGCCGCTATACCAGCCATAGAAGAAGACTTTATTTTTATCGCTACAGGAACATGGGTTATGGTAGGTGTTGAAAACGAAGGTATTCTAGTTAATGAAACCACACAAAATTATGGTCTCAGCAATGAAGGTGGAGTTGGTGGTAAAGTTAACCTTCTAAAGAATATCATGGGACTTTGGCTTATCCAAGAATCAAAAAGACAGTGGAACAAAGATGGAATTGATATAGGATTCGGTGAAATGGTTGAAGAAGGATTAAAAGCAAAAACTACGTCTATAATCAACCCTGACCATAAACTCTTTTACGCTCCTTCCGATATGCCTAATAAGATTAAGAGATTCTGTGAGGGATTAGGACAGCCTGTACCAGAAACAATTGGTGAGATTGTCAGAGTCATTGAAGAGAGTTTGGCATTAACAATAAAATATACTATTGAAGGAATTGAAAAAACTACCAATAAAAGATATAATACTATACATATGTTTGGTGGTGGAATCCAAGATAAGTTATTATGCCAATTAGTAGCCAATGCAACTGGAAAAGAAGTAATCACTGGACCAAAAGAAGCTACATCAATGGGTAACATATTACTTCAAGCAATTGGATTGGGAGAGATTGAGAATATAAGACAAGGTCGTGAGATTGTACGTAATTCAATCGAAATCGCAAGATATGTACCTGAGGACAATACTGACTTGGATGATAAGTATAAAAAATATCTAGAAATTATAAAATAA
- a CDS encoding GntR family transcriptional regulator, with product MDIQPKYKTLKNYIKQRITSGVYKPKEAIPSENEFCRLFNTSRVTVRKAIDELVIENYIYRVQGVGTFVQENSLRGKQEESNRVDLIFHDNNLLFSEFNSSIILGAEKILKQGGLTLATYYSMNDTKTQYDKINNSIKDGAKGIILCGCLEDEETTRLKEFIDSPIPIICIDRYFESLPFDAVIGEDFDAGYEAGDIFIKNGYRNIGYYYPYSIESSVTRGRVNGLIQAMKDNNIEVNKNLIVRSTETKKENVYDYNVISKNIREYLMKNQDLQAVLTFNDITALLFYKEAARLGLKIPQDIALISFGDFYIDSIFEVGLTSFNQHADKIGREAAKILINRLINKDKVSRKVKKVNYELIRRKSCSW from the coding sequence ATGGATATACAACCTAAGTACAAAACTCTAAAAAATTATATTAAGCAGCGTATCACTAGTGGAGTCTATAAGCCTAAGGAAGCTATTCCAAGCGAAAATGAGTTTTGTAGATTATTTAATACAAGTAGAGTAACTGTAAGAAAAGCCATTGACGAATTGGTTATAGAAAATTATATATATAGAGTTCAAGGTGTAGGTACATTCGTTCAAGAGAATTCATTACGTGGTAAACAAGAAGAAAGCAATAGGGTTGACCTTATTTTCCATGATAATAATTTATTATTCTCCGAATTTAATTCTAGTATTATATTAGGTGCCGAGAAGATCTTGAAACAAGGTGGATTAACTCTAGCTACTTATTACTCAATGAATGATACTAAAACCCAATACGATAAAATCAATAATTCAATAAAAGATGGTGCAAAAGGAATAATCTTATGTGGATGTCTTGAAGATGAAGAAACTACAAGATTAAAAGAATTCATTGATTCGCCTATACCAATTATATGTATTGATAGATACTTTGAATCACTTCCATTTGATGCAGTCATTGGAGAAGATTTTGATGCTGGATATGAAGCTGGAGACATTTTCATAAAAAATGGGTATAGGAACATAGGCTATTATTATCCATACTCTATTGAATCATCTGTAACTAGAGGAAGAGTTAATGGACTTATTCAAGCAATGAAAGATAATAATATTGAAGTCAATAAAAATCTTATAGTTAGAAGTACTGAAACTAAGAAAGAAAATGTATATGACTATAATGTAATAAGTAAAAATATTAGAGAATATTTGATGAAAAATCAAGACCTACAGGCAGTTTTAACATTTAATGATATTACAGCATTACTATTCTATAAGGAAGCAGCAAGGTTAGGTCTGAAGATTCCACAAGATATTGCATTAATCAGTTTTGGTGATTTTTATATTGATTCGATATTTGAAGTAGGTCTCACCTCATTTAATCAACATGCTGATAAAATAGGTAGGGAAGCAGCCAAAATCCTTATTAATAGATTAATCAATAAAGATAAAGTAAGTAGAAAAGTAAAAAAAGTCAATTATGAATTGATACGAAGAAAATCATGCAGCTGGTAG
- a CDS encoding GerAB/ArcD/ProY family transporter, which translates to MNNNKLTERQAISIMAMFTLGTGMITGGANPAAENAWLAMLIAILVSFPIQMMYARMLSNYPGKNILEITDLTFGKLISKIFSIIFLWNGIYLSALLIRILDQFMSVVGLNATPQIIIITVIIIVAMQMLKSGIKVFGKWSELFIYILFFYFIFIPLTLIPLINIDNIVPIMYDGIEPVYKGVIYAIAFPLTQNFIFLLYFNNFKDKKSYYKVFAIGPAFGAFLLFIVVIFTILVIGKDSYVESVFPPYLPIRRISIGNFFQRLEMILLLEYIYVAFVKIVASLFSALISFQHLFNLKNYKTFVIPITLLVGVLSYLTYSDYLDYHYITSEVYLPYAIVVNILVPFIIFIAEEIKLKRDSKKKI; encoded by the coding sequence ATGAATAATAATAAATTAACCGAAAGACAAGCAATCAGTATAATGGCAATGTTTACATTAGGGACAGGTATGATAACTGGTGGTGCCAATCCAGCGGCCGAGAATGCATGGTTAGCGATGCTCATTGCAATCTTGGTATCATTTCCTATTCAGATGATGTATGCAAGGATGCTATCTAACTATCCTGGAAAAAACATATTGGAGATTACTGATTTGACCTTCGGCAAACTCATAAGTAAAATATTCAGTATCATCTTCTTATGGAATGGAATATATCTAAGTGCTTTACTCATAAGGATATTAGATCAATTCATGAGTGTTGTTGGTCTTAATGCTACACCACAAATCATAATAATAACTGTAATAATAATTGTGGCTATGCAGATGTTAAAATCTGGCATAAAAGTATTTGGAAAATGGAGTGAATTATTTATATATATATTGTTCTTTTACTTTATATTCATTCCCTTGACCTTGATACCTTTAATCAATATAGATAATATAGTTCCTATAATGTATGATGGAATAGAACCAGTTTACAAAGGAGTCATATATGCTATTGCATTTCCTCTGACACAGAATTTTATATTCCTATTGTACTTCAACAATTTTAAGGATAAAAAATCTTACTATAAGGTATTTGCCATAGGTCCTGCTTTTGGCGCTTTCCTGCTTTTTATTGTAGTCATATTCACTATATTAGTTATAGGAAAGGATAGTTATGTAGAATCTGTTTTCCCACCATACCTCCCTATTAGAAGAATAAGTATTGGCAACTTTTTTCAGAGACTAGAGATGATTCTGCTCCTTGAATATATATATGTGGCTTTTGTAAAAATTGTAGCCTCATTATTCTCTGCACTTATTAGCTTTCAACATCTATTCAATCTTAAGAATTACAAAACCTTTGTTATACCTATTACCCTACTAGTAGGCGTATTGAGCTACTTGACCTATTCTGATTACTTGGATTATCATTATATAACTTCAGAAGTCTATTTACCATACGCAATTGTTGTCAATATACTTGTACCCTTTATTATTTTTATTGCAGAAGAAATAAAACTCAAAAGGGATTCCAAGAAAAAAATCTGA